One region of Thiomonas intermedia genomic DNA includes:
- the pelF gene encoding GT4 family glycosyltransferase PelF — MIAPDFSDTQPEAYESSADVDIMLLLEGTYPYVSGGVSSWVHQIVSGFPHLRFHLVFLGSREEDYGKPRYAMPPNVVGLTHHYLFSDAVLPTAHEERGDARTAELVENLHTLIRDGHDTASRAEVLRASLQAMQDKLDLRYFLHSHQSWAYLTAQYQLRCTDPSFVDYFWTVRTMHTPIWTLATLARELPRAKIYHTVSTGYAGYLGAVLSRLYDKPLILSEHGIYTKERRIDLFSANWISDNTPVLERTAGEAGYFRQLWIRLFESLGRMCYDAADPVIALYETNRLRQMADGANPITTCCIANGINVPPFAATRALRPAQPPLVMCLIGRVVPIKDIKTFIRAVRVASNRLPGLQGWIAGPEDEHPDYARECRELADSLQLGDTLQFLGFQKLTELMPKIGLVVLSSISEALPLVMLEGYAGGVPSVTTDVGSCRQLIYGLGEEDEALGASGAVVGIADAQGLGEACAELLGDADRWQAASAAGIARVERYYTQPIMFDNYRAVYDDALQRSAARAAGLHDSVGAVATWLRGEPPLDEPADAAEPPQGGGSPLGGQKGRSPNVGDTADAAEPPQGGGSPLGGQRGRSPNVGDTADAAEPPQGGGSPPGGQRGRSPNVGAN, encoded by the coding sequence ATGATTGCCCCCGACTTCTCCGACACGCAGCCCGAAGCCTATGAATCCTCGGCCGATGTGGACATCATGCTGCTGCTCGAAGGCACCTACCCCTACGTCTCGGGCGGCGTGTCGAGCTGGGTGCACCAGATCGTCAGCGGTTTTCCGCACCTTCGGTTTCATCTGGTCTTCCTCGGCTCGCGCGAGGAAGACTATGGCAAGCCGCGCTACGCGATGCCACCCAATGTGGTCGGGCTCACCCATCACTACCTCTTCAGCGATGCCGTACTGCCCACCGCGCACGAAGAGCGCGGCGACGCCCGCACCGCCGAACTGGTGGAAAACCTGCACACCCTGATCCGCGATGGCCACGACACGGCCAGCCGCGCCGAAGTGCTGCGCGCCAGCCTGCAAGCCATGCAGGACAAGCTCGATCTGCGCTACTTCCTGCACTCGCACCAGTCGTGGGCCTACCTCACCGCGCAGTACCAGCTGCGCTGCACCGACCCGTCCTTCGTCGACTACTTCTGGACGGTGCGCACCATGCACACCCCCATCTGGACCCTGGCCACCCTGGCCCGGGAGTTGCCGCGCGCCAAGATCTATCACACCGTCTCCACCGGGTATGCTGGGTATCTGGGCGCCGTGCTCTCGCGGCTGTACGACAAGCCGCTGATCCTGTCGGAGCACGGCATCTACACCAAGGAGCGTCGCATCGACCTGTTCTCGGCCAACTGGATCAGCGACAACACCCCGGTGCTCGAGCGCACCGCGGGCGAAGCGGGCTACTTCCGCCAGCTCTGGATCAGGCTGTTCGAATCGCTGGGCCGCATGTGCTACGACGCCGCCGATCCGGTGATCGCGCTCTACGAAACCAACCGTCTGCGCCAGATGGCCGACGGCGCCAACCCGATCACCACCTGCTGCATCGCCAACGGCATCAACGTGCCGCCCTTCGCCGCGACCCGCGCCCTGCGCCCGGCGCAGCCGCCGCTGGTGATGTGCCTCATCGGCCGGGTGGTGCCGATCAAGGACATCAAGACCTTCATCCGCGCCGTGCGCGTGGCCAGCAACCGCCTGCCCGGCCTCCAGGGCTGGATCGCCGGCCCCGAAGACGAACACCCGGACTATGCCCGCGAATGCCGCGAGCTCGCCGACAGCCTGCAACTGGGCGACACCCTGCAGTTTCTCGGCTTCCAGAAGCTCACCGAACTCATGCCCAAGATCGGGCTGGTGGTGCTGTCCTCCATCAGCGAGGCGCTACCGCTGGTCATGCTCGAAGGCTATGCCGGCGGCGTGCCCTCGGTGACCACCGACGTCGGCTCCTGCCGCCAGCTCATCTACGGCCTGGGCGAGGAAGACGAGGCGCTGGGCGCCTCCGGTGCCGTGGTCGGCATCGCCGACGCGCAGGGGCTGGGCGAAGCCTGCGCCGAACTGCTGGGCGACGCCGACCGCTGGCAGGCCGCCAGCGCGGCGGGTATCGCCCGGGTCGAGCGCTACTACACCCAGCCCATCATGTTCGACAACTACCGAGCCGTCTACGACGACGCCCTGCAACGCAGCGCCGCCCGCGCCGCGGGCCTGCACGATTCGGTCGGCGCCGTGGCCACCTGGCTGCGCGGCGAACCGCCACTCGATGAACCCGCCGACGCCGCCGAGCCGCCTCAAGGCGGCGGCAGCCCCCTCGGGGGGCAGAAAGGGCGCAGCCCGAACGTGGGGGACACCGCCGACGCCGCCGAGCCGCCTCAAGGCGGCGGCAGCCCCCTCGGGGGGCAGAGAGGGCGCAGCCCGAACGTGGGGGACACCGCCGACGCTGCCGAGCCGCCTCAAGGCGGCGGCAGCCCCCCCGGGGGGCAGAGAGGGCGCAGCCCGAACGTGGGGGCCAACTAG
- a CDS encoding VOC family protein: MLVHKIHHAAYRCKDALQTARWYEQHLDMKLVLCIAEDTVPSTGEADPYMHIFLDAGQGNILAFFELPTQPEMGRDPNTPVWTQHLALEVGSMDELLAAKQRLQQAGIDVLGPTDHALFQSIYFFDPNGHRLELACNTASPKMLAALDAVKWDMLEEWGQTRKAPKHAAWMHDGRYKEMFQ; encoded by the coding sequence ATGCTGGTCCACAAGATCCATCATGCTGCCTACCGCTGCAAGGACGCGCTGCAGACCGCGCGCTGGTACGAACAGCATCTGGACATGAAACTCGTGCTGTGCATTGCCGAGGACACCGTGCCCTCCACGGGCGAGGCCGATCCCTATATGCACATCTTTCTCGATGCGGGCCAGGGCAATATCCTGGCCTTCTTCGAGCTGCCCACGCAGCCCGAAATGGGGCGCGACCCCAACACCCCCGTCTGGACTCAGCACCTCGCATTGGAGGTCGGCAGCATGGACGAACTGCTCGCCGCCAAGCAGCGCCTGCAGCAAGCTGGCATCGACGTGCTCGGCCCGACCGATCATGCGCTGTTCCAGTCCATCTACTTCTTCGACCCCAACGGCCATCGCCTGGAGCTGGCGTGCAATACCGCCAGCCCCAAGATGCTGGCCGCACTCGATGCGGTGAAGTGGGACATGCTCGAAGAGTGGGGCCAGACCCGCAAGGCCCCGAAGCACGCCGCCTGGATGCACGACGGCCGCTACAAGGAGATGTTCCAGTGA
- the kynB gene encoding arylformamidase has protein sequence MNRVWDISPTVSPTAPLFPGDLPYALEWTARLGPGCPVNLSAVHLSPHVGAHADAPLHYADGAPSIDEVDLAPYLGPCRVIHALNCGALIEIAHLQRLSVDLPPRVLVRTRRRALTAWSEDFAAFAPATVGWLAAQGVRLIGLDTPSVDPAASKTLDSHAGLLRHDMRVLENLVLDDVPEGDYELIALPLKLQGACASPVRAVLRSL, from the coding sequence ATGAACCGCGTGTGGGACATTTCCCCAACCGTCTCGCCCACCGCCCCGCTGTTTCCGGGCGACCTGCCCTATGCGCTGGAATGGACGGCCCGCCTCGGGCCGGGATGTCCGGTCAATCTCAGCGCCGTGCATCTCTCGCCCCATGTCGGCGCCCACGCGGATGCGCCGCTGCACTACGCCGACGGCGCCCCGAGCATCGATGAGGTGGATCTTGCGCCCTATCTGGGGCCATGCCGCGTGATTCACGCCCTGAACTGCGGCGCCCTGATCGAGATCGCCCATCTGCAGCGCCTCTCGGTCGATCTGCCCCCGCGTGTGCTGGTGCGCACCCGCCGTCGGGCGCTGACGGCCTGGTCGGAAGACTTCGCCGCGTTCGCCCCCGCGACGGTAGGCTGGCTGGCCGCGCAGGGCGTGCGTCTCATCGGGCTCGACACCCCCTCCGTCGATCCCGCGGCCAGCAAAACCCTGGATAGCCACGCCGGCCTGCTGCGGCACGATATGCGCGTGCTCGAAAACCTCGTGCTCGATGACGTCCCCGAGGGCGACTACGAGCTGATCGCCTTGCCCCTGAAACTGCAGGGCGCCTGCGCTTCGCCGGTGCGCGCCGTGCTGCGCAGCCTCTGA
- the hppD gene encoding 4-hydroxyphenylpyruvate dioxygenase yields the protein MSIPSASNPMGTDGFEFVEYAAPEPEKLGALFAQLGFRAVARHRHKNVTLWRQGGINFIVNAEPDSFAQRFARLHGPSICAIAFRVQDANAAYRRALERGAWGFDSRSGPMELNIPAIKGIGDSLIYFVDRWRGKGGRHGGIGDISIYDVDFEPVDEAGAEHPGVGLTTIDHLTHNVHRGRMGEWADFYTRLFNFREIRYFDIEGQVTGVKSKAMTSPCGKIRIPINEEGQEKAGQIQEYLDRYHGEGIQHIALATDDIYATVEGLRRAGVQFLDTPDTYYELLDKRLPGHGEDVQRLSGDRILLDGTMQPERRLLLQIFTQTVIGPIFFEIIQRKGDQGFGEGNFKALFESIELDQMRRGVLETQAA from the coding sequence ATGTCCATCCCTTCCGCCTCCAATCCCATGGGCACCGACGGCTTTGAGTTCGTCGAATACGCGGCGCCGGAACCTGAAAAGCTAGGCGCCCTGTTCGCCCAGCTCGGCTTTCGCGCGGTAGCCCGCCATCGTCACAAGAACGTGACCTTGTGGCGCCAGGGCGGCATCAACTTCATCGTCAATGCCGAGCCGGATTCGTTCGCCCAGCGCTTCGCGCGGCTGCACGGCCCGAGCATCTGCGCCATCGCCTTCCGCGTGCAGGACGCCAACGCCGCCTACAGGCGCGCGCTGGAACGGGGCGCCTGGGGCTTCGACAGCCGCAGCGGCCCGATGGAGCTGAACATCCCGGCGATCAAGGGCATCGGCGACAGCCTGATCTACTTCGTCGACCGCTGGCGCGGCAAAGGGGGTAGACACGGCGGCATCGGCGACATCTCGATCTACGACGTGGACTTCGAGCCGGTGGACGAGGCCGGCGCCGAACACCCGGGCGTCGGCCTGACCACCATCGATCACCTCACCCACAATGTGCACCGAGGCCGCATGGGCGAATGGGCGGATTTCTACACCCGGCTGTTCAACTTCCGCGAGATCCGCTACTTCGACATCGAAGGCCAGGTGACCGGCGTGAAGAGCAAGGCCATGACCAGCCCCTGCGGCAAGATCCGCATCCCCATCAACGAGGAAGGGCAGGAGAAGGCTGGGCAGATCCAGGAGTATCTCGACCGCTATCACGGCGAGGGCATCCAGCACATCGCTCTGGCAACCGACGACATCTACGCCACCGTGGAAGGCCTGCGCCGCGCCGGGGTGCAGTTTCTCGACACGCCCGATACCTACTACGAACTGCTCGACAAGCGCCTGCCCGGCCACGGCGAAGACGTGCAACGCCTGAGCGGCGACCGCATCCTGCTCGACGGCACGATGCAGCCCGAAAGGCGCCTGCTGCTGCAGATCTTCACGCAGACCGTGATCGGCCCGATCTTCTTCGAGATCATCCAGCGCAAGGGCGACCAGGGTTTCGGCGAGGGCAACTTCAAGGCGCTATTCGAAAGCATCGAACTCGACCAGATGCGCCGAGGGGTGCTGGAGACGCAGGCCGCGTGA
- a CDS encoding penicillin-binding protein activator LpoB: MTPSSPTRRAALGVAGAAALLLAGCAVTALPGQSLTVPADARFAVLPLSNATDVPLVERRAQAITVSLLQQKGLREVVVYPQKAGDNPLEAEPAVTSAQTLAWARQQGARYALSGTVTEWRYKTGVDSEPAVGITLQVADVSSGQVIWSASGGRSGWGYQALAAVGQSQIESLLRGIRVSAPTAGVAAKP; this comes from the coding sequence ATGACCCCATCCTCCCCCACGCGCCGCGCCGCGCTCGGCGTTGCAGGTGCCGCTGCACTGCTGCTCGCCGGCTGCGCCGTGACTGCGCTGCCCGGACAGTCGCTCACCGTCCCTGCGGACGCGAGGTTCGCCGTACTGCCCCTGAGCAATGCCACCGACGTTCCGCTGGTCGAGCGCAGGGCGCAGGCCATCACCGTCTCGTTGTTGCAGCAAAAAGGGCTGCGCGAGGTGGTGGTCTATCCGCAGAAGGCGGGCGACAACCCTCTTGAGGCCGAGCCCGCCGTGACCTCCGCACAGACCTTGGCCTGGGCCAGGCAGCAAGGCGCCCGCTACGCGCTGTCGGGCACGGTCACCGAGTGGCGCTACAAGACAGGGGTCGACAGCGAGCCCGCCGTGGGCATCACCCTGCAAGTCGCCGACGTGTCCAGCGGACAGGTGATCTGGAGCGCCAGCGGCGGCCGCTCCGGCTGGGGCTATCAGGCGCTGGCCGCCGTCGGACAATCGCAGATCGAATCGTTGCTGCGCGGCATCCGCGTGAGCGCACCGACCGCCGGCGTCGCGGCCAAGCCCTGA
- a CDS encoding fumarylacetoacetate hydrolase family protein: MRLATLKTSTPDGRLVVVNDTLTQCQPVPEIAPTLQAALDDWARCAPLLRDAALALQAGTARHAQPFDAAACHSPLPRAFQWADGSAYINHVELVRKARKAEVPATFYTDPLMYQGGSDSFIAPCDPIVAKESWGIDFEAEVAVITGEVPLGATPAQAAQAIRLVLLVNDVSLRQLIPAELAKGFGFFQSKPASAFSPVALTPDELGAAWRDHKLHLPLRVEVNGRRFGHPNAGVDMTFDFAQLIAHAAKTRRLAAGTIIGSGTVSNKQGGLWGSKVEHGGVGYACIAEVRTYETIEQGEAATPFLRDGDVVEISMHDDRGLSLFGSIRNRVQALPE, encoded by the coding sequence GTGAGGCTGGCCACGCTGAAGACTTCGACCCCGGACGGCCGACTGGTCGTGGTCAACGACACCCTGACCCAGTGTCAGCCCGTGCCCGAGATCGCCCCCACGCTGCAGGCCGCGCTCGACGACTGGGCGCGCTGCGCCCCGCTGCTGCGCGACGCGGCGCTTGCCCTGCAAGCCGGTACCGCGCGACACGCCCAGCCCTTCGACGCCGCCGCCTGTCACTCGCCGCTGCCCCGGGCCTTCCAGTGGGCCGACGGATCGGCCTACATCAACCATGTCGAACTGGTACGCAAGGCACGCAAGGCCGAAGTGCCCGCCACCTTCTACACCGACCCGCTGATGTACCAAGGCGGCTCAGACAGCTTCATCGCCCCCTGCGATCCGATCGTGGCCAAAGAGAGCTGGGGCATCGACTTCGAGGCCGAGGTGGCCGTCATCACCGGGGAAGTGCCGCTGGGCGCCACGCCCGCGCAGGCGGCGCAGGCCATCCGCCTGGTGCTGCTGGTCAACGACGTGTCGCTGCGGCAGCTCATTCCAGCGGAACTGGCCAAGGGTTTCGGCTTCTTCCAGAGCAAGCCCGCGTCGGCCTTCAGCCCTGTGGCGCTCACGCCCGACGAACTCGGCGCGGCGTGGCGCGACCACAAGCTGCATCTGCCGCTGCGGGTGGAGGTCAATGGTCGGCGCTTCGGTCATCCGAATGCCGGGGTGGACATGACCTTCGACTTCGCCCAGCTCATCGCCCACGCGGCCAAGACCCGCCGCCTGGCGGCGGGCACGATCATCGGCTCGGGCACGGTATCGAACAAGCAGGGTGGCCTTTGGGGCTCCAAGGTCGAGCACGGCGGGGTGGGCTATGCCTGCATCGCCGAGGTGCGCACCTACGAGACGATCGAACAGGGCGAGGCCGCCACGCCCTTTCTGCGCGACGGCGACGTGGTCGAAATCAGCATGCACGATGACCGGGGTTTGAGCCTGTTCGGCAGCATCCGCAACCGCGTGCAGGCACTGCCGGAATGA
- a CDS encoding HEAT repeat domain-containing protein, producing MNPLFYKLGSVIVLLESMAAWLLVSRDDVHLLLFWLVHGAAAILVGLLLWTLLPADLRKPRRLSLTLLTLLAFFFPVLGVFGLLIAARLAQWLPMRHKATDHLREAPTLQVFPVSHIDDDQRRDLPAGQTARIARDQSQPQSQRIRAVLALREMSPRMTLPVLRKLLSDPDEEIRLLAYGISNTWEQRLTDSLQDALREVETVRHTTASGPALARAAQRVAELQMEFIYQGLAQGDLRDFALEQALHYCRIARQALPQDTGLQMMFLRLSLAAGKTQDAREVLQNLMAEGASPTLWRPYAAELEWTLRQFDRIGEALEPLGTRQVAPRLRPVVRVWQTPLQDRKEPVISDAPSVQRPGDAARTAETPAPAPLSDTDRLLLS from the coding sequence ATGAATCCGCTGTTCTACAAGCTCGGCTCCGTCATCGTTCTGCTCGAATCGATGGCCGCCTGGCTGCTGGTCAGCCGCGACGACGTGCATCTGCTGTTGTTCTGGCTGGTGCATGGCGCAGCGGCCATCCTGGTCGGCCTGCTGCTGTGGACCCTGCTGCCTGCCGACCTTCGCAAACCACGGCGGCTGTCACTCACCCTCCTGACCCTGCTGGCCTTTTTCTTTCCCGTCTTGGGCGTCTTCGGCCTGCTGATCGCCGCACGCCTGGCGCAATGGCTGCCCATGCGCCACAAGGCCACCGACCACCTGCGCGAGGCGCCCACACTGCAGGTTTTTCCGGTCTCGCATATCGACGACGATCAGCGCCGCGACCTGCCCGCGGGCCAGACCGCCCGCATCGCCCGCGACCAGAGCCAGCCCCAGTCGCAGCGCATCCGCGCCGTGCTCGCGCTGCGCGAGATGTCGCCCCGCATGACGCTGCCGGTGCTGCGCAAGCTGCTGTCCGATCCCGACGAAGAGATCCGTCTGCTGGCCTATGGCATCAGCAACACCTGGGAGCAGCGGCTCACCGACAGCCTGCAGGACGCGCTGCGCGAAGTCGAAACCGTGCGTCACACCACCGCGAGCGGTCCGGCGCTCGCCCGTGCCGCGCAGCGCGTGGCCGAGTTGCAGATGGAATTCATCTATCAGGGTCTGGCGCAGGGCGATCTGCGCGACTTCGCTCTGGAGCAGGCGCTGCACTACTGCCGCATCGCCCGGCAGGCGCTGCCCCAGGATACGGGCCTGCAGATGATGTTTCTCCGACTGTCGCTGGCCGCCGGAAAGACGCAGGACGCACGCGAGGTGCTGCAAAACCTCATGGCCGAAGGCGCCAGCCCCACGCTGTGGCGGCCCTACGCCGCCGAGCTGGAATGGACCCTGCGGCAATTCGACCGCATCGGCGAAGCCCTTGAACCCCTGGGCACGCGACAGGTTGCGCCCAGGCTGCGCCCGGTGGTCCGCGTCTGGCAGACCCCGCTGCAAGATCGCAAAGAGCCGGTGATCTCCGACGCCCCGTCGGTGCAGCGCCCAGGCGATGCTGCTCGGACTGCCGAGACTCCCGCGCCCGCTCCGCTGAGCGACACCGACCGCCTGCTGCTGAGCTGA
- the pelG gene encoding exopolysaccharide Pel transporter PelG gives MAGIGFELRKLLRTESYLGLLRAYTYASIISSGPWVFSIIGLIAVGVLSLGVVTPDALITQFQVTVTYLIMASLILTGGLQLGFTRWVADRLFEKRKDDIAPAYFGVVLVTTAVSGGLGWLTALLGFDGVSNLYRVLIVVGLTLLSNLWITTVFLSGLKQYRAIVGLYGLGYGMSVLMSYIARPWGLDGLLLGFLGGQFVMWVLMLWLVLRNFPVVRPISLACFRPKQMYLSLIAGGVLYNVGVWADKLVFWFTTGTSNPVIGPLRASTIYDLPVFLAYLCVIPGMGIFLVKFETDFVEWYDKFYTAVREGGALQDISRYHDGMQGVVREGLYQILKVQALTLLAVYTFVPALFSWIGISSLYIPLFLVQAVAASFQVMLLAVLNVFYYLDRRRDVVVITATLTVLNFALSVLSIQLGPAFFGYGFGVALFITLMLGMMLLQRLFRKLEYQTFMLQ, from the coding sequence ATGGCCGGCATCGGCTTCGAGCTGCGCAAGTTGCTGCGCACCGAGTCCTACCTCGGGCTGCTGCGCGCCTACACCTACGCGTCCATCATCAGCTCCGGGCCGTGGGTGTTTTCCATCATCGGCCTCATCGCGGTGGGCGTGCTGTCGCTCGGTGTCGTCACGCCCGACGCGCTCATCACCCAGTTCCAGGTCACGGTCACCTACCTCATCATGGCCTCGCTGATCCTCACCGGAGGGCTGCAACTGGGCTTCACCCGATGGGTGGCCGACCGGCTGTTCGAGAAGCGCAAGGACGACATCGCCCCGGCCTATTTCGGCGTGGTGCTGGTGACCACGGCCGTCAGTGGCGGACTGGGCTGGCTGACCGCGCTGCTGGGTTTCGACGGGGTGAGCAATCTGTACCGGGTGCTCATCGTGGTGGGACTGACGCTGCTGTCGAACCTCTGGATCACGACGGTGTTTCTCTCGGGCCTGAAACAGTATCGCGCCATCGTCGGCCTGTATGGGCTGGGCTACGGCATGTCGGTGCTGATGTCGTACATCGCCCGTCCCTGGGGGCTCGACGGGCTCCTGCTGGGCTTTCTCGGCGGGCAGTTCGTCATGTGGGTGTTGATGCTGTGGCTGGTGCTGCGCAACTTTCCGGTGGTGCGCCCGATCAGCCTGGCCTGCTTCCGCCCGAAGCAGATGTATCTCTCGCTCATCGCGGGCGGTGTGCTCTACAACGTGGGCGTGTGGGCCGACAAGCTGGTGTTCTGGTTCACCACGGGCACGTCCAACCCGGTCATCGGCCCGCTGCGCGCCTCGACCATTTACGACCTTCCCGTGTTTCTCGCCTATCTGTGCGTCATCCCGGGCATGGGCATTTTCCTGGTGAAGTTCGAGACCGACTTCGTCGAGTGGTACGACAAGTTCTATACCGCCGTGCGCGAAGGCGGCGCGCTGCAAGACATCTCCCGCTATCACGACGGCATGCAGGGCGTGGTGCGCGAGGGGCTCTACCAGATCCTGAAGGTGCAGGCGCTCACGCTGCTGGCGGTGTACACCTTCGTGCCGGCGCTGTTTTCGTGGATCGGCATCAGCAGCCTCTACATCCCGCTGTTCCTGGTGCAGGCCGTGGCGGCGAGCTTCCAGGTGATGCTGCTGGCCGTGCTCAACGTGTTCTATTACCTCGACCGCAGGCGCGATGTGGTGGTCATCACAGCCACGTTGACGGTGCTGAATTTTGCGCTGAGCGTGCTCTCCATCCAGCTCGGTCCGGCCTTCTTCGGCTACGGCTTCGGCGTGGCCCTGTTCATCACCCTGATGCTGGGCATGATGTTGCTGCAGCGACTGTTCCGTAAGCTGGAATACCAGACCTTCATGCTGCAGTAG
- the maiA gene encoding maleylacetoacetate isomerase, whose product MKLYTYFRSSAAYRVRIALHLKGLAFDSVPVHLLREGGQQHAAAYAALNPNETVPTLDDDGQILTQSLAIIEYLDETHPSPPLLPGSAADRARMRAIAQTIASDIHPINNLRVLQHLTRSFDVSEAQKSAWYCHWVDRGLQTVEKMLARDPRTGRFCHGDAPTLADCCLVPQVFNARRFGCSLTGLSTVLRICAECEELEAFRRAAPQHQPDAE is encoded by the coding sequence ATGAAGCTCTACACCTACTTCCGCAGTTCCGCGGCCTATCGGGTTCGCATCGCCCTGCACCTCAAGGGGCTGGCCTTCGACTCGGTGCCGGTGCATCTGCTGCGTGAGGGCGGCCAGCAACATGCCGCGGCTTACGCGGCGCTCAATCCGAACGAAACCGTGCCCACCCTGGACGACGACGGCCAGATCCTCACCCAGTCCCTGGCCATCATCGAGTACCTGGACGAGACCCACCCGAGCCCGCCGCTGCTGCCGGGCTCGGCCGCTGACCGGGCCCGCATGCGTGCCATCGCGCAAACCATCGCCAGCGACATCCACCCGATCAACAATCTTCGGGTGCTGCAGCACCTCACGCGCAGCTTCGATGTGAGCGAGGCGCAGAAGAGCGCGTGGTATTGCCACTGGGTCGATCGGGGGCTGCAGACCGTCGAGAAAATGCTCGCGCGCGACCCGCGCACCGGCAGGTTCTGCCACGGCGACGCGCCCACGCTTGCGGACTGCTGCCTCGTTCCGCAGGTCTTCAATGCCCGGCGCTTTGGTTGCAGCCTGACGGGTCTGAGCACCGTTCTGCGCATCTGCGCCGAATGCGAAGAACTGGAGGCCTTTCGGCGCGCTGCGCCCCAGCATCAGCCTGATGCCGAATAG
- the phhA gene encoding phenylalanine 4-monooxygenase, producing MSSVPVTYGEASITPRGDYAHCDADYTCAQPWARYTPQEHALFARLYARQMALVPGRACEEFVRALPHLRAQRGIPRFDDINVRLKPATGWEVVAVPGLIPESAFFGLLAARRFPVTVWLRRPEEFDYIVEPDLFHDLFGHVPLLFEPRFADYMQAFGAGGLKAQGQHALQYLARLYWYTVEFGLIRSDQGLRIYGAGILSSGGEVAHSLHSPQARRVRFDLPRLLRSRYRIDTFQATYFIIDSFQQLFDATAPDFTPLYAQAAVQPEIEAGMLLPREVDETVGRETG from the coding sequence ATGTCCAGCGTGCCTGTGACCTACGGCGAAGCCAGCATCACCCCGCGCGGTGACTACGCCCATTGCGACGCCGACTACACCTGCGCGCAGCCTTGGGCGCGCTACACCCCGCAGGAGCATGCCTTGTTCGCGCGGCTGTATGCGCGGCAGATGGCCTTGGTGCCGGGGCGGGCCTGCGAGGAATTTGTCCGGGCCCTGCCGCATCTGCGGGCGCAGCGCGGCATTCCGCGCTTCGACGACATCAACGTCCGGCTGAAGCCGGCCACGGGCTGGGAGGTCGTGGCCGTGCCCGGCCTGATTCCCGAGTCGGCGTTCTTCGGTCTGCTGGCGGCGAGGCGGTTTCCGGTGACGGTCTGGCTGCGCAGACCGGAGGAGTTCGACTACATCGTCGAGCCTGATCTGTTTCACGATCTGTTTGGCCATGTGCCGCTCTTGTTCGAGCCCCGGTTCGCCGACTACATGCAGGCGTTCGGAGCCGGTGGGCTCAAGGCTCAGGGGCAGCATGCCCTGCAGTATCTGGCCCGTCTGTACTGGTACACGGTGGAGTTTGGTCTGATCCGGTCGGATCAGGGGCTGCGGATCTACGGCGCGGGCATTCTGTCGTCGGGCGGCGAAGTCGCGCACAGCCTGCACAGCCCGCAGGCGCGGCGGGTGCGCTTCGATCTGCCTCGCCTGCTGCGCAGCCGCTACCGCATCGACACCTTTCAGGCGACCTACTTCATCATCGACAGCTTCCAGCAGTTGTTCGACGCGACGGCGCCCGACTTCACCCCGCTCTATGCCCAGGCGGCCGTGCAGCCGGAGATCGAGGCCGGGATGCTGCTGCCGCGCGAGGTGGACGAGACGGTCGGCCGCGAAACAGGCTGA